TTAATTATCGAAATGATTCTTTGCTCGTCACAGGAACGTTACACCGCCATCTGCAAATGCACGGTGTCGACTATTTGCAATTTTCTTTCCGATGGATGAACAATCTCCTTACACGCGAGCTGCCACTCTACTGTACTATCCGGCTGTGGGATACCTATTTGGCCGAGTCGGACGGTTTTGCCGTATTTCAACTTTACGTTTGTGCTGCCTTTTTGCTACATTGGAGGGAACAGTTGCTTCAGGAGAAAGATTTCCAGGTGAGCTTCTTACTTCCTGTCATTAACACGAGCATGAGAGTTGTGAAACAAATGTTCTCTTCCGCAAACACAGGGACtcatgctgttgctgcaaaaCCTGCCAACACACAACTGGATGGATTCGCATATCGGAGTGTTAGTGGCGGAAGCGTTTCGCCTGAAGTTCACCTATGCCGATGCTCCAAAACACCTCGAAGCCAAAAGTTGACCCGGAATGACATTAGACGGTGGGTATTATCACAACTACTGTAGAAACTATTTGTATAAGTTTATTTGAAGAAATCGCGCATGTCGCTAAATCATTGTAGACATCAGAGTCGTGAAAATCCATATTAACCATTGGGGGTGGGGAATTACGATCCAATCCACCCATAACGGTATTATATCTATGAATGGAAGGCAAACAGAGTAGATAATACCGACGGAAAACGAGTAAAGAACGATAACGCAGGCAGACTTTCTTGTAGAACAGGAGCTGCTTTTTTACTTCTAGACAGAGGGAACAAACTGGGATAGCGTATATAAAATGCGCGTCAAGAATACAAGAATGTGCGATTTATTGGTTGCGTTTCAGATTGATTATTTTATCAAATACAAATTGCTGTTCGTTATCGATCGCTGTATAAATTCATCAAACTCAGTATGTTTGTTATtcgtacattttttttataaaatcaaaatctgattatacaaaaaaatcaccaagGTAGTGGCACACACAATGGAAACATCGATGGCAAGTGAAAACTGAGTGAGAACGCAACGCGCAAGGGATGACGAACTGATATAAAATTTGATTGTTGCATTGTACCAGCGGAAGATTATATAAGCAGGTCAGACTGTAACTGCAACTAATTAGATAATTGTAAGCAAATAAAcgaataaatcaatcaatataGCTAACTTTAAAGGAATCGTATGCAAGCAGCTTGTATATTATCGCCAGACAACAACTAGAAGGAATGGAACCGAATGATGGCATCGACTACTTCGTTACTTACTTATCCGGCGTTACAAAGGCACTAGGATCTTGGCTTACTGCAACGGTCCTGTAAATCGCTCACGACTGAACGCCGTCGTTTGCCAATCCAATATTACAAACGTTTCTGGCAGATGCATAAACATCATTACTTCTTCACAAAATGGGCCAGCCTCTGAAACTGAACGAGTTTAATTCGCTGAACGATACTGAATTCGTTATTCATCATATAGAACCCGTCCATGTAGTGAATTATTTTGCTGAGTTTCATGTTATTTGATTCGGTATCGTTTTGTCATCATGAGATGCTTTAAAAaactgttttcgttttttttgtgtattgcCACACCTAACAAAATTACATCTTCTGGACCACTTTATAACCATGAAATTAAACATGAGTAATCCGcggaatataaaaatataccaAAACTTTCTACAAAATACAATAAGAAATATTCTGGTTGGATGGCATACAGCACCTTCAGTAACAGTCCGCATCATTTACGTCGGCCGCGtaatacgaaaacaaaacgtcaTCCAAAAGGGATCCAAAACTTTCCGTATTCTCTAGCCATTGCTGTCGACTTGCCACGATCGCGGATAGGTCAAGGGTTTGTACGCGAGTCAAAAACTCTTCGGCACTAACGGAAGCATACTGTCGGAAAAGGTCAGCATGCCGGAGCGTCTCATCGCAACCACAATCGTCCCCTGTTTGGCGACCGTATGCTGTCGCTACGGTCGTCATATGTGGGTTGTAAGTCACCGACAGGAGATTCATATCGTTAAGGTTTACGATAGAATCAATTATTTCATCCGCATTGGCGGTGCTGCATGCAACGTTGCCACTGTTGTAATCGGCATCATTTCTACGCTGTTGCCTAGGAGGTATAGCACCTGCCACCGGGGCATTCTGTTGCCCCGTGGATGTTACCGTAGCCTGCTCAAATGAATGATGGATCGGATTTTGTGACGTATTCATTTCGATTGATGGTCGTTCAGGAGGTTTAACCTCCGAATAGTTAGTATCGATAACAGACAGCCTACCGGACGTAGATGAAGCATGTTGTGAAGTGGGACTGACAGCTAATCCTTGTATAGTGACATTAGCCGGGGAAGCCGAAGCCTCTCCTTTCGATCCCGACGGATTCGCAGATGTTCCAGTACCAGATAGAACCTGGTAGTAGTCGAGAAAGTTGTACTTGTTCAAGTGTGACATCAGTTTATCTATGATTGCTATCGTTTCCTTGACCACTCCCAGATCACAATCGTCTCCAAGACAAGCAAGCAGTACTCCGAGACAGCCGCGCAACGAAAGTTCATTAAGTACCTTCATAAGACGTGTTTGAATTTCACGATCGGTAAGTGTAACGATTTTTTTATGCTCCTTCGAGAATGTTACTGCCGGGAAGGTACCGTCGATCATACCTTGATGCTGAAATTGGCGACACATGACAAGCCGCCAAAATTGAAGCGCATTGATCTTTACTTCCCAGTACAGATCGTTTGCGGCCGCGTGTGCCAGCACCGAAAACACGCTATCCAAACATTGTGGTTGTATTTTGTGGTTAGCGTAAATTTCCCTCACCGCATTCACTGCTTCACGGCGAACCACACCTTCACTCTCATTGTCGATCACATCAATCAGGTGATTCTGATGGGTAAGATTTTGTAACCAAAAAGGTATATTATTAGGTCATATAAATGAAACGGTTTTTCATACCATTAACGACAGCTTCGATAGGGAATGGTCCCACAGCAAACGAATCTTGACCATGAGTGTCAGACAGCGAAGGGCCGAAGCACGAACGTACGCTTCGGTATCGttctttgctgctgcttctaccACTGGGATGATATCACAATCTAGAATATGCTTTTGAAAAGCGGGAAATTCTGAAACGGATAGATTAAAATTCAAAAGTAATCAGTACGAATTGCCGAACATTtataaaccaacaacaaaTATTATTCGAACGAAGCTGTTACTGATTTCCGAAATGGTGACGATCGATGCGAGCAGCTCCAGAGCAGTGTCTCTGGCCTCCCAGCTGAGATCGTGCAACCGTTTGTATATAATGTGACCGACGTGTTCTAGTCCCGATCCAGAAATGTTATCCATCAGCAGAGCAAGATTCGGAGCCAAAAAGTGTTCGATAGAGGTTTGCGTGAGCTTTAGCGCCAGTACGACCAGCTGCGAAGGTAGAAAGTATAGCGGTGGAATTATAATATTGGTTTATCCAAAAGGACGAATGTAGAAATAATCAGTTATCCGCTCATTTAATTGGCGTAATGACTTGCAAGGCCTTTACGCGTTGATACATCTGAGCATTTCACATAGGTACGGATCGTCTGTGAAGTCTTCGTTGTGTTTACTTACCCTTGAAGGAAGATTTGGATTCGAAAGCAAattcaacataaaattaacaatcGCCGTCGATTCGATGCATTCTTTCCAGGtgattttgaaattttcgatcAACGACATAAGCCCATTGATTATCGCCGACAGGAGATTGGGTTTGCTCAGCATTAGATCCGCCTTTCCAAAGACCCTGTTTTCTTCCTCAACCGAACAACACATATCGGGAAGGAACTCTTTCAGCAAGTAAACGAATGCTTGGAACGCGATAACTGCCCGTGGGCGCGGTAGCTTGTGAGTTGTCACAATACCCTGAATGGATTTGCACGCCAGCTCAGTCACATTCAAATTGTATGCCTGGAAAATGTCTCGGCAGGCGTAAATCAGCCGAATGGTGAACTCGCAAGCGATGTCGTACAGTTGGGTGCAAAACTTTTCGATATAATCCGGCAAATCTTTCGTGGCAAAGCATTGCATTTCATACACAACGGGAAAGAGCTGCAGCAGTAATATTTGATCGCCGAAACGGATGCTCTGATTCTTCAACACCACCTCTTCCGGAGCACGATCGCCAAGGATGCGCCATAGAGCGTGATGTGTTTCGGCCATCAGCATCACGTTCTGGACGTTACCGCGTCTGATGGAGAAGTTTACGTAGTTTAGAAAGTTTATGGTGTACCGATCGAAAGTCAGATCTACGGCGAATGTATCTTCAGTCGGAATTTCCATCGTGCACAACCGAGCACAGTTGGCAAAAATGTGCGTTTGCCAAATTTTGGCCAAGTACGTGTGATCATGCATGGTGTCGGTGAACTTCCAGAGATTTCGCTCGAATTTGTACGTGTAGAGAATGAAGTACGCCACCCGTGTGCGTTGTTTCGATTCGATAATTTTACGAAACAGCGTTTGCATAAGGTTCAGCAGTGgagaaataattttttgtGAGTGATAATCATTCACCAGTACGGCGTCGTCATGTTCGGGGCTTTTCCACACACAATCAATTAGTGGCGACAAGATGGTACGGACGATTTCCTTCACCTCGTCGTAGTCGCCCATTGTGCAAAAGCGCTCCAAAACTTCGTAAATAAACAGCGATGTTTCGCGTGTTATATAGATTGTCTGATAGCCATTGTAGTAATCTAGACAGATCCGCCAAGAACCGGACTGCTTAATCCAGGCCATCCCCATCGCATGACGGGAGATTGCTTTCAGTACCAGCACATGGCCCAGCTTGATGGAAGGATTTTGCATCTTTCCATTACCCTGTATGCACTCCTGGAAACGATCCAACATACGGCTTCCGTTTTGTATGCGCGAAAAATCCCACTCATTCTCCACGATCATTCCCAGCAGCTGCAGCGTGAAGGCGGCAATATCTGTAGCCGGAGGACGATCACTTTCCCACTGCTTTAGAATTGTTTCCAGCCATTGGAACACTTCCGGAGATTTCACCAGCTTCCGATGATCTGTAAATAAGATATGGATATGAGAGAGATCCATAAGATGAGATATGTTTAACATAATCAATACCGAATCACCCTTCCACCGTTCACCTACCTTCACAATACTTGCCGGACAGGTGGCTGATAATCATCTCCAGATAGACATCATTGTTGATCTTAAAGCCTCGGTTAAGAAACGCATTTAACACCTTGTGAAACTTTTCTTGGCACGTATCATTCGTACGAGGCTGATCAACTCGGTCTTGATCCATGGAATTGTTTGTTCCTCTTGTCGTATCCATTGCTGAAGATGTATTGATTGCCGAAGCCATCGTTTTCTTATCACTCATGTTTATTTCAGTTGAACCAAGCACTCGCTACTAGAAGAGCAATTTCATCATTTCTATaacgagtgttttttttccacacaagATCACTACGTTGACGATCTGCAAGGCACTACACGTGTGtgaattcattcatgaaacaGTAATTACAACGAATCCTTttacaaaacagaacatcCTTTCAAAGACCGCGGAAAATTTGGATGCAAATAATCGTGTTTTTGACGAGAATATTGAATGTTGTGACAACTAAACTGTGACCGATAAACGGCATGTGACAGTTGtcaaaaaaatgatcaaaatgCGAAACAGGCAGGTCGTTCAATTTTACCTTCTGGTCTTTTGGCATTTTAACGAAAACGTTTCCAAAATTCCCTTTTGCGATGTAGAATTGAGAATTGAATTGGTATTGTAATTTTCCCCAATCGACAAAAAGAAATTCGGTACAATAAGTGATACTTCATGGTAAAATTACTAAGAACTGAGGGTACGAAATGCGTTCAGTGTCTATTTTACTTTGTTATCGGTTTGGATTTGGAGGcattaaacaaagaaacatcTCGTGAAGAGTCCATATTACGAGATCTGAAAAAGGTGGTCAAACTGATCCAGCTACATCATTTGGGATGCGTTTTGAATCTGCAGATACTCAACTGTCAGCGGACATTGTAAATGTCAAACATTTATTCAATATGGCTGCCACCAGCTGTTGGTTGCGTGAGCTGTTCTTTGCTCACTTTGATTTGAACTTCTTGGGAAGCACAAAAAACAATACTGTGTGCAGCTGCTGTTCGAGGAAAAAGTGCGTCTAGCAAAAGTAATTTCTCTCACATGCATTTCTTGCAGATTCGGTACTGCCCGTTTGTTTGATCGTTAAAATAGCACTCAAATGCAAGCGAATGGTAATCGGATAAGCTTCGCTCAGCTCTGGCCGTGgagtttttcgcgattttacTGCATCGCCGTCGTATTGGGCTTTGTGTGATTTTGGACCTCTAGAAAGAAGGTCGCAGTAGTATTTGTCGCGAGGGTGTGTAGAAAACGACATTTGAAGAAGCAGTGCACTTTTGACATGGTGGAAACATAGAGATTGTTTCGCGGAACATGTCTTGTCCTTTGCGCTTCGGTTCGTATCTGTGCTGGACTCTCCCCTTTACTGCTTTAGTGGTGTTGTGCGAATGGTGAAAAATGTAGTGTCTGTTTACTCTGCAGTCCTTGTCGTGGTCTTCGTTCCCGGTACCAAACTGTCCCCCCTAGGCCTTATCGCTTTACTGAAAGGTCCGGTTGGTGTCGGGACGAATCGCAGTGCGGCGATTCTTGTGCTGTCTGCTGTTATTCCCTTTCCACCATCACCTTGCCCCGTTTCCTTTCGCTGCTGCTTGCGTGGTGTCGTAGTTCGTCGGCCTCGTTCATACCATTCCATACCACGAGCCACGAGCACGCGCGACAGCAATCTTCCGGGCGACAGTGTGTGTGAGCGAGAGAGCTCAGTGATGTGAGCAGCGCACTAGCAATAATACtaaaaacagcagcaacagcagtgcGATAGTGGCAGCGACTGCGAACTGAAAAGGGTGCGAAGTGCGACAAAACGATAGTGCAAGGGGTCTTTTCCGTTTGGCCGAGACTGGAACAAGCGAGAGACGTAGAGCAAGAGAGTGTGTGTTACCGGGATGAATTTGTACGTGTGCTCGGTTCGTGTGTTCGATGGAAATTGACAATTTGTGGGCAGGCAGCaaatgtgaaaagaaaatccaTGGTCTGCAACCAGGCGCGGTGCAGTTTCCTTCGCCGACAGTTCATCTCTGCGCAAAATGAATGCGGATCTCCGTTTTCACGGAAAGTTTCCTGCTGTCACATGCTAAACGCCCTGGCTGGTGGAAATTTCTTGGTGGAAAAAGCCTACTCTGCTCTGTTTGCTCGAGCCGTGGCGTGTGCGTTTGTATGTGTAAGAAAAGTGCGATAGTGCACACTGTTGTGTCGTTggtgttggctattttcggtCATTCTAGTTTGATACGCGTACAAGTGTTTGTGCAGTGTATCCGGCTGTAAGTGCGAGCGTGCGTGCCGTTTTCCGTGCTTGGCGTGTTTTCACGCCCTTCTACAGTATGCCGGCATGTTTTTTTCGGGCTATTGTGTCATCATCACCAAAGCAATCTTGTTTTCTTCGCAAATGCGTGTGTAGTGTGATAATGTGATCTGTGCCGGTTGATAACGATCAACTTTCCGTATTTTCCACGCAGTATTCTAATCGTTCTGTAGATTTCCAATGCGAATGGCAACACCGATCCCGAAATACGGCGAATTGATTGGGGTTTAAATAGATATATTACCGCAACTGCAGCAACCAGTAATCGTGCATATTAATTCGATTCTTCCATTGTGCCAGCTGAATACGGTGTTACTTTAATGTGCGAAAACATTCAGGTAGCCGCCTGAAGTGTGCAGAAATTGAGAATCTTGCGAGTTACTATTGGTTCACAGACT
The Anopheles moucheti chromosome 2, idAnoMoucSN_F20_07, whole genome shotgun sequence genome window above contains:
- the LOC128310048 gene encoding uncharacterized protein LOC128310048, with the protein product MSDKKTMASAINTSSAMDTTRGTNNSMDQDRVDQPRTNDTCQEKFHKVLNAFLNRGFKINNDVYLEMIISHLSGKYCEDHRKLVKSPEVFQWLETILKQWESDRPPATDIAAFTLQLLGMIVENEWDFSRIQNGSRMLDRFQECIQGNGKMQNPSIKLGHVLVLKAISRHAMGMAWIKQSGSWRICLDYYNGYQTIYITRETSLFIYEVLERFCTMGDYDEVKEIVRTILSPLIDCVWKSPEHDDAVLVNDYHSQKIISPLLNLMQTLFRKIIESKQRTRVAYFILYTYKFERNLWKFTDTMHDHTYLAKIWQTHIFANCARLCTMEIPTEDTFAVDLTFDRYTINFLNYVNFSIRRGNVQNVMLMAETHHALWRILGDRAPEEVVLKNQSIRFGDQILLLQLFPVVYEMQCFATKDLPDYIEKFCTQLYDIACEFTIRLIYACRDIFQAYNLNVTELACKSIQGIVTTHKLPRPRAVIAFQAFVYLLKEFLPDMCCSVEEENRVFGKADLMLSKPNLLSAIINGLMSLIENFKITWKECIESTAIVNFMLNLLSNPNLPSRLVVLALKLTQTSIEHFLAPNLALLMDNISGSGLEHVGHIIYKRLHDLSWEARDTALELLASIVTISEIKFPAFQKHILDCDIIPVVEAAAKNDTEAYVRASALRCLTLMVKIRLLWDHSLSKLSLMNHLIDVIDNESEGVVRREAVNAVREIYANHKIQPQCLDSVFSVLAHAAANDLYWEVKINALQFWRLVMCRQFQHQGMIDGTFPAVTFSKEHKKIVTLTDREIQTRLMKVLNELSLRGCLGVLLACLGDDCDLGVVKETIAIIDKLMSHLNKYNFLDYYQVLSGTGTSANPSGSKGEASASPANVTIQGLAVSPTSQHASSTSGRLSVIDTNYSEVKPPERPSIEMNTSQNPIHHSFEQATVTSTGQQNAPVAGAIPPRQQRRNDADYNSGNVACSTANADEIIDSIVNLNDMNLLSVTYNPHMTTVATAYGRQTGDDCGCDETLRHADLFRQYASVSAEEFLTRVQTLDLSAIVASRQQWLENTESFGSLLDDVLFSYYAADVNDADCY